The Cannabis sativa cultivar Pink pepper isolate KNU-18-1 chromosome 8, ASM2916894v1, whole genome shotgun sequence genomic interval TAAATCTGTATTGTAATTGCTATGACAACAGTAAGCTTCAGAGTGAAGTCCTCAGAGAGGCAATTGCCACTATAATGAACGAATCAAGGGAGAAGAATCGTAACTTCACTGAGACAATTGAACTTCAGATTGGTTTGAAGAACTACGATCCTCAAAAGGACAAGCGTTTCAGTGGCTCCGTTAAGTTGCCCCACATTCCTCGTCCCAAGATGAAGGTTTGCATGCTTGGAGATGCTCAGCATGTTGAGGAGGTACGTTTTTGTTTGTTAAAGTTACTTTAATATTGTATGCAATCTGAAACCTTTAGTTTTAGACTTGCTTTTAAGAAATGTTTGGGTCTTTTACATGTTGCTATTCCCTTGAATTGGTTTATTGTTTTAGTTGATCTATATGAAAATCTTCATCTTAACATTCAatttttattgttatatttCTCAGGCTGTGAAAATTAATTTGGACTACATGGATGTTGAAGGGTTGAAGAAGTTGAACAAGAACAAAAAGCTGGTTAAAAAGCTTGCAAAGAAATACCATGCCTTTTTAGCATCAGAGGCTGTTATTAAGCAGATTCCTCGTCTTTTAGGCCCCGGTCTCAACAAGGCTGGTGAGTATTATTAACCGTTTTCTTTCATAATCTAAGCAAGGTCGAGTTGTGCTTTCTTCGTTTATGTTTTCCTTCTGTTGCAATTCTGTACAAAGAATGAACTTGTGATTTTCAAATGTTTAAGATTTGGGTTACTTATATATTTGTGTGAAATTAGGTAAATTTCCCACCCTTGTTACTCACCAAGAATCCCTGGAGTCTAAAGTCAATGAGACCAAGGCCATGGTTAAGTTCCAGCTGAAAAAGGTTCTGTGTATGGGTGTCGCTGTCGGAAACCTCTCCATGGAGGAGAAGCAGGTCTTCCAAAACGTGCAGATgagtgttaatttccttgttTCACTCTTGAAGAAGAATTGGCAAAACGTAAGTTCTGGTTTATGATTTTGTGTAGTTGCAAGCTAGAGCATTTTCCTTTGAAATAATTTCTGGTGGGAGTCATTTTTAGCTTGAAAGGTTTTGatgtttacctcttttttttcaCCAAATGATATGATACAGGTTAGGTGTTTGTTCCTGAAGACCACCATGGGGAAGCCACAACGCgtgttttaaatatttaatctatttttacaTGTATGGTGGAGTTTTGTAGTGAGATGTTTTATGAGGTTGATACTTATATAAAGTATTCAGTTGGAATTCTCAAAGTTGCTTTTTTACTTAGTTGTTTCAAGGTTTATAACATGGTCATGTGTTTTGTTAAGAACTTTTTATTCTTGTTGCAGAATCAATTTTTGTTTACTTATTGCCCCCTAATTTTTGATCACAtcatataatatttattcttAATGAGATTGTGAAATATTTCTATCTTGTTAATGGTGATAGACTAAACCAAGTCtactttattttaaatattttcaaatcatGTTCATTTTTAGGTACTTTAAtcaatatttcatttaagaaTAAACCAAGTCTGAAATCAATTTGTGTTTGGGAGTTGTATtcgtatttataaatatattttgtttaagCATATTAATCATAACACATTCTGGACACAACTTTAACTCATCTAAGATCATAGTCGTTATCAAATACCTTGAAAACAAAACAAGAATACCAACTCTCAAATCTCTATCAAGAGATAATCCAAAACTGGAACAAAaaaccaaattaaaataaaacaacacaaaCAACGACAGTAATAGTAATAAAGGTTAAATCTAAAACAAAGTATAAAAATATAGCCACAGATGGTATTTAACAGTTAAATATGGAACAGGTGGTGGGCTTTGGCAATATGTGCCTATTATATATTGCCTTCATGATACCGATTATAAATTTGAGGttttccattttctttcttttatactgttacacgtccaaaataacttttatactgtttttttttttttttttttttttttcgaaattaattttttttttttcttcggctgccaacaattttatgttattgttttgtttttttttttattgattgggACATGggttcaattatttatttaattttttattttaatggatgtaaaagttattatttattatttttaatatttaataattattattttttgagataatttaataattattattttgatgaaaaGGTTGATTTACGTGTCATAAAAAGCCGATTacgttttactttttcttttatttaaataaatttaaaaatcacaccccatgtctcactcttttttttttttatttaaatagatttaaaaatcTCACTCCCATTTCTCaccattcttcttcttcatcatctttatCTTCTAGCTTTTTACATAAATCTCACCCCCGTGTTctaatattcatcttcttcttcaagtttttttttcttcatctttaccgttgttttattattgttctactgttgtttttcatgatttttatttttttttcatgttcagttcttcttcttcatcttcttttcttttcttcttcttcttttttttttttttttttttttttttttaaattttttttttttgaagttcttagttatgtttttttttttaaaatataagagttagtgtggtttttttttgttctaattttctagaacttttcttgcaaatatagtgcatttagtattgaggatgtgcacaacatagttaatttttgatcatttttttcttttattgtttttttttttgttttagtattgttttagtattgttttactgttgtttttcatgatttatttatttgatgccgatttcattgcccttgctccatctcgctggaattaataggtattttctgggtgttctcgtgttgttgtgatggttatgtctgtgagtgtggaagatggaggctataaatacatttcttcttcgttctctttggctatttttgtggtttttttcttttggttgtcctataaatatatttgaggagctcactcacaagagagttttgaggtgtgtgtttcttttatatttttctaagtagttatatttgcttcatttgtttttgtgttgtttcagtgttgttttagtagttttttttttttataattttgtaggaatagacttgcaaatatagttgattttgcatctggtgttgaggttgtgcagcagattgtttgttttttttaatcatttttttcttttgttttctttgattgttttagtgttgttttaccgttgttttgccatgattatttattgacgtcgattttactgcttttgtttattcttgtcggaattaatggttattttccggtgtcctggtgttgttgtggtggttatgtctgtgattgtcaaagatggaggcctcatacttttgttttggtattgacagtataaaagaaaaaaaaaagggaggacagtataaatgttaattctgcCGTGTGGCAGTAAAAATGAAAAGTATTACCCcaaatccagtatttttgtaaaatgcccTTACATTATTGAGTACACACTTATGTATATGTGACACTAAAACCTCAAAACAAATACAGTGATAATCCAGTTACATAAGAGGATTTTGTTGCTGCAAATTACCCTTTTTTTTATGACattcttacaaaaatacatatacattaaaaaaacaattaaacaaaatgttattagagtaaaataaataacataatatatattgttaaaaagcacaaaattacattaaaaaattattatgagtgaattttaaaaattcattaaaattaattttgcttTTAAgaataaattacttaatttttattgttagatTACTTATAATGTTTTGGAAAACTTGTACGATGCACTTcctatttattttcaaatttaggaGAATTTTTTAGTTTGATGTTTTTCATGGTTGTGTATactgtagttatttaagatatcatgtaaaattttgagaaatttaaaaaaattgaacacACTAAAAGTGAGGTTCAAACAATATGTTGCACGTATGATACTTTATTTTATACGCATGGAAAATAGACTATTTAAACACTACtttctatattataattaattatgaatttatcaaaatttaaataaccTACATGaccataaacaaaaaaaaattgagtaatttttttttttttgatgataaAAAAGTAAGAATATATCAGTGTATCTTTTTTGAGATGCATTGTATAGGAAAAactagaaagaaagaaaaatgaaaaggaAAATTGTATTTGTaccatataaaattataagtggaccttaatattaaaaaatatttaacttaaattaatttttaaaaattacttttaatattattttagatttttttttcacattattttctttggtttattttattttcacattttttttaatcaggtATGCTTtgttcttttaataaaattttatataatttattatcttaatatttaaaatatattttatttttcttttgtaggtatatttttaataatatgacaaagaagataaaaataaaaaaaattattcaaattaaaaatatatatattgaatataaaattaaaattattaaaataggtGTAGTTATACCTTTAGGtgcaaataaaatttcaaagaaaaagactaattaagatttttgttcCCTAAATTTTAACGTGTACCAAATTATTTTTGGCCATTAAAAATTCTtctgaattattgagattgttggattaaagacttttgtctaattttattcaattttcctGATTGAGTAAtgtttatgtattaaatcatgctcCACAGACTtttatatctaccaaatcatgctactcaaactttgatatgtaacAAATCATGCCCTGAACTTTTATTCATGTTAGAACTTTCTTactaaaattgaacaaaaatctttaaattaaACATTCTTAATAGTTCAAAAgatataatttagtatatgttaAATTTCGGAcaacaaaaatactaattagcactaaaaaaaacaatattttttttttaaggtactTTGTGATTCCTCGTTGAAAAATGAAAAGGTATCTAGAATTCTAGAACATGCGATGGCAATTTGCATTGGACATGGATAGATAGAGAAATGCCCAAAATGAGTGGTTCGAAGCTAAGCTTTTAGTCCAATTCTTCTGACAACTCTCCTTCGTTCCCACACTTGTCAACCATAAACAAATTCACTCACCATGTCCCCCATTACCATTTCCTTACAAGCTCTCATCCATGGCCAACCTAATCACTCTCTCTAGCTCCTCTCTCCTCTCTCGCTCCCTCCTCTCAAAACCACTCACTTCCACTCTCACCTTTGTCAGACCCAAAATCATGGCCAAGGTTACTCCTGCTGTGATCGTTGGCGGTGGAAGGGTCGGAAGAGCCCTGCAAGATATGGGCAACGGTGATGATTTGTTGGTCAAGAGAGGAGACCCTGTACCGCTTGGTTTTAGTGGTCCAATCTTTGTTTGTACCAGGAATGATGATCTCCAAGCTGTTCTTGAGGTCACTCCTCGATCCAGATGGAACGGTGTGTTTCTACTTCTTTACCTCAATTGGCTTGATTTGAAGCAATGTTGATTTGTGTTTATAGTTTTCAACTTGTTTTTAGAGTCAAATTAGTGTTAGAATGTAATAGCTAATTAAACATGAGATTATGTTGGAGATTGGTAAAGCATAATGGTTGAATTGGTTTATTACCATGTTAATCATTGTTGTTGTTGATTGTTGATTACCATATGGTTGAATTGTTTGATTGTTGATTTCGAGTATTTTTGAAGTTTTCAACTTGTTTTTAGAGTCAAATCAGTGTTAGAATGCAAGCACGATAAATGAACAGAGTGGAACAGTGTAAACAAATTGGAAACAAAAAATCAGTGAGAATATGCCCATTGAACTGCATTGTTAATTAGATAgcaaattcaacataaaattatGTTGAAGATTGGAAAAGCATaatggttgaattggttgaTTACCATATATTCACCATTGTTGTTGATTGTGATATAATAGCTTGAAAGTTGGTGGTCAAAAGTGGTCTTAGTTGATGTCATTGTGAGTTCCAAATTTTAATACTCCCTCTCAAGTTGGTGTATGAAGTTTTTAGATGTTTAATTTTCCTTGATACTCTTTAAAACAATCAAAATGTGTTTTTCGTTTATTTAAAGCTAATCaaactaaattaaattaataacccTTTAGAACAAAGCTAATTAatgcaaaaaagaaaagaaaaaagaagctaAAAACTTTGTTAACATAGAGTTATCATACCCTATCTATCCCAAGGGTGATGTAGTACGAATGTCATATCACTTTATGCATCAATGGCCGTAGGCTGTAGATCATAGGTGATATCACATGCACCAATGGTGAACTGTTACTAGATATATTATAGACTATAGATGACATCAATTGTCAGGACTGAAGTCATGAAGTGCCCTTGAAAGCACACATTCGTAATTCAATTTAAGATCAATGTAATAACTCATTAACTGTCTTAGTGAACTCGTATATATGAAAACATACACCAACTTAAGGGGGAGTGTTGAACTTTCGAAGTAACAGTGTTCATCAGTGGCCGATGAATTCAAGATTAGTTTTAGTTTAACCATCAATGTTGAAGCCACCAAAATCAACAATAGTGGCTGGTTTGGTCATCAACCAATCAAACTGAAGTTCCAATTTGCTATGCTGTAAATCATTCAGGATATTAATAATGTAGTCCATTGGCATTCTCTTTGtttttaattcattttatcTTTGTTCTACTATACCGTGCTTGTATTCGAACTTGGTTTACTTTTACTCCATATGTATTTTAATGATATGACAGCCATAAACACATTAACAAGCTTGCTTTAAATGGAGGGCCTTCAGTTTAATGTTTAGAGCAGATCCATGTGATGATTGATGACAAGTGTGCTGAAATgttccttctttctttcttcttttttttttttcccattcTTGCTCAAGAAATGCAAGCGGCACCACTCATTGAGTTCATTGCTTATacaatcaaattttttttgatggTTTAATTATCTGATATTTATTACTACTGGATGGATATGTATTTTCAAATTTACTAGTTTAATATATAGTTTCTCTAACAATTCTCATATTAGTTTGTCAAATGGGAATATGGATCTCGAATTGAGATTTCCTGCACCggcaaatatatttttggattgGACTTAATGAGTTTGTTGGACAGCCAATGGATTTTAACAATCTAGCAGATTTGGTTTTCTTCCAGAATGGGATGCTGGAGCCCTGGTTTGAAAGTAAAGGTCTTGTTGATGCTGATCAAGTATTGGCATATTTTGCTGTATCCAAGCTTGGGGAACCTCCTGTTGATGGAAAGACTGATACTAATCCTGAAGGACTGACAGCGGCATATGGTAAATGGGCAACTGCAATTGCAGAAAGATTGCAAGCTGGAGGTCTCTCATGCAAGGTAAGGATGAgttttggtttatttttcacATTGTGAAAAAGCTGGAACTGTtaattttttctatgaaattaGTGTACGTGTTGAacagttttgaaaaaaaaaaaaattgtagtggAAATCCAACAAATCTAGTTATTTATAGAGCTCtggaaattaattttgtatGGGTGTTTTCACAGAAAGTAATATAATCCAAGTAAAAGTATTCTTCTGTTTGATGAATTTTAGGTTCTCGGCAAGGAAGAATTCCAAAAGCAGATGCTAGAGAAGCTGATATGGATTTCAGCATTCATGCTTGTGGGAGCTCGTCATCCAGGAGCAACAGTAGGAGCTGTGGAGAAAGATTACCGCTCTGAAGTAAGTTCTCTGATATAAAGTTTCTGTAAAACTCACTTCACTGTCTTGTCAAGCTTTTCAAGTGCATGTTGCGAAACAACAAAATTTGGTAACTTGGTTGGGAAAAAAGATGGTTCTACAAAAAGATGGTATTCTTTTCCTGTTAATACTTATAAAGTTTATTTGGAAAGAATTCCCATACTTCGattttgataattatagatATTATGTTGAGGGGAACATCCCCTTCTTCATTGACGTTTTCATCTGAGTTTTCAGACTCCATATTCACATCTAGTTATAGGGAAAAATATTTGGTAGCATGGGTCAGAACAAAAATTTGTTTTGCTCGGCATTTGTCTAATAAAATCCATGTTTGTTTCAAAAGGAAAAGCATCAGGAAAGAATCTGACAGCAAATATTGTGGACttacacaaaattatatcaAGTGTGACTGAATTTGATCCTTTATTCTCTCAGGTGTCTAGCCTGATTACAGAGCTTGCATCTGCAGCAGCAGCCGAAAAGAAGCTAGTGTTTGAAGAAGCCATGGAAGAGAGATTATGTGCTTACTCAAGAGCTGTTTCTCACTTCCCTACAGCAGTTAAAGAGGTAAAGAATAAAGGGTTGATACATTTGTGTTTCTCTATTATATGAGTTTATACATATCATAATTTACTGAGTGGTGAGTTTTATTTTATGGTCTCAGTTCAAATGGAGGAACGGTTGGTTCTATTCTCTTTCTGAAAAGGCTATTGCTGAAGGAAAACCCGATCCATGTCCTCTACATACAGCTTGGCTAAAAGAATTAAAAGTTATTTAGACATTGAATTTTTTGTATCCCATACTTTTATGAGTAGTTTACTTACGGAGAATGCatatttatcttttaaaaaattgtggGAATTCATATTTTgaaagtagaaaaaaaaaaaaataatttagcaAACCATAAGTTGCTGTTCAACCAATTCTGTTTTCCCTTTCtacctttatttttcttttctaatgtgTCAGCTTAAAATTTGATTTGAAAATGATTAATAAGTCATTGTGTGATTACGGTTTCTCATGTTCTTCTCTGTGCAACTGCAAATCATTGCGGTCTGAGGAGCTTCGGCGCCACCCTCAGCCTGatgtttttctttctcttagaGGTTATGTGATCTTTAGTTCTCTAATCTGTAACTTGGATTATGCTgttgattatatatttattttatcctACTGTTGATTCTTCGTACTTATTATTATCATACAAATCTGAAAGATAATGTTTATAAATCCTATTGAGTATTGCTATGAAATATTTATAATGCTTAGCCCCACAATGtattgttttataattaattagtgattttttataatatttatttaagtaaaataaattaGATTCAATATTGAGTTGCACTAATAACGATATTAAACCTCGTAGAAGTATTAGGTACCATGAGTACCTTTTAATAATTCTCATCCTATATGCATAATCATCTACATGTACCATAGCTCCTCttactataaataatttatagtcaTGGGAgagttattttctttcttttttttttgttcatatCTTATACAAATTTTTGGAAAACTTTTGATAATTTATGATGCAAAAATCAGAATTGAAGTTCAAAAATTATGAGcatgtttaacattgttttcaaaaaagtgttttcaaaaatgaaaataaaaaataattttttcagttttcaaaataaaaatcttgTTTGGctaatagttttaaaaaatattttttttatttttatttttatttttattttattttttaaaaaaacacttcAATATTTTGAGACCCCGTTATAAATAAGACTTGAacaagacctagacctggacccttAACTCAGACCTCAGACCCGGCTTGGACCCGACCCCGATCCTGGACTCGAACCTGGCCTTGAACTCGTACTCGACCCTGGCTTGGCCCCAGACCCCAGACCCCAAATCTCGGCCCGACCCCAAACCCCGACCCGAACCAAAAATAAGGAGAAAGTAATGAGAGAGAAAATGATGTGTGAAAATTAGGGGTGAGCAAAAAATCCaagaaaccgaccaaaccgaataAACCGACCGTCCGAACACCGAAAAAACCGACACTGAAAAAATCGAAAACCGAAAAAACCGCCTTCGGTTAAAACCGCTTTAATATGGTCGGTTTTAGTGTCAATCGTAAACCGACCGATTAAACCGAGAACCGaccgaacatatatattatatgtaatatatattatttttgtacatatttaatatacaattttattaatctaagtttacttatatcttttttatttaaagtctcaattattcattattttatgttattataatttgatgcatttacatattatatacacacattcataaaataatactagttttttaatataactcattaccatattatagtagcacaaataatttgaacaaatttaaaaaagtttattttacattatttatttaactaagaaagttttatttttaaattatatgatatttgatacaatactttaattttttagttttcaaataattataaaaaatttaaaaacttatttttttttaaaaaaaatgaagttcagtttggtcggtttaaaccgaccaaaccgtggATTAAAACGGTcggttttttatatttttataatggtCGGTCGGTTTTCGGATTAGAACCATAAAAATCGAAAACCGAATTTCggattttttttgtgtaaaaaaccgaccaaaccgaccgttGCTCACCCCTAGTGAAAATGATGAGAGAAaatgaagagagagaaagtgtaagaaaataatgtgaaaaaatgattataaataattttgaaaaacaagattcatgttataaatattaataattatgtggatgcccaaatcttttatttattaccattaattgtaatcaatattcctctttttcttagtttccctttttcttagtttcttaatatttcactcttgtatttgtataaataggggttcaccccattggaataaataactcaaaaattctcattcactttctctttctctcttcatcttcttcttctttcttctcatctattctatattatattatattattttataacacgttatcagcacgagtctctgcccaagcttcaagcatgagtctctgcctaagacccaatgtaagtattttgttaaagttcttgatttgtttcaaagtcacgatacactaaatatatatttatatatatactcatctgactgaaacaatttcaagaatatttttattttattgtatttttatctatatattatatatgtatgtatatacttttatatgtttattattgatttcatatatatatatatattatgttcttatcatttataacatttacaatatatgtgtgcctatgatatgatagagaaaatctatataaattatacatatatccagaagattatgtatcatcgataaaatattgcatatatcctgaagattatgcatcatcgataaaatattgcatatatcctgaagattatgaatcctcgataaaatattgcatatatcctaaagattatgcgtcctcaataaaatcttgcatatatcctgaagattatgcaaacgtaatattcatcatatagttgatggatatataatgaaagagatgaatacatatttatatatatgttcttgtattctttgaggacaatgaaaagtaatctaatatcgatatagattttgacaaacatttcctgaagtaaatgttttatatttatcgaagaaaaaaaatgattgtatttatgtgaatacaactaaagaatcattaaaaatgattattattgatgcaattttatagtgggttttgaatacccaaaaagaatgttaagaaaattgcattgaaacattaaagtataagaataacaatgagcatgactaatgttatttaaatacatgaggcagtatttattgttcatcattccctgcagagaatgatacgaattgaagtcaatcacttttaaagattcctcgtattagtcatgttattatacattgttattacttgcaatgttggaaattattgaatctgacatatgttaaagattaaattttgcatatggagactatgcaaaaattgcattcatatattctttgaaatatcgtaaaagaaattgttgaataatttcttatattttttatggatgaacaagtaataaatttttaagaaatttataataatgttctacttgttcaacgtcattccccgaagtgaatgtaatgattttaaataatcaatgacattatttactactcaaatatttccagaaaaagtggaaacaactaaaagatgagataccacacataatcaaagtgcatgaaatttatatatcatgtgtggaattgaataatagtggtcgcgcacctgtagtacggacatacttataatcaagataaaagtatacttgattattgaatagaatgtgaattgtacaaatttattgtacatttagaatatttaaatatcattcccttaagagaatgaatagacatgaaattctatttcaaagaatatagatttcacatatattggcaatgccaaaagcaaattaatatatacatattttattatttcttgaaatcaatagtttcaaactattgttagtacaggatatgtatatatatagttactatataattcagtttgcatattcccaaaagtggatatataatttactaatatttgttagtgatccaatataatcaaagtgataaagaatcgcaaaataattatttgaaaagcttcctgaagaagtcttacatacaattgctacttggagtagtaaaatatatttgtatgtacctagatgtataacttttatctagttatgaaagtaataagaaataacttattatatgtatttgttgtacgtttaaatatataatatatcaagtcatgataattagactgatgaatagtctattaataaattagatgacttgttaaaaagataccaggaaaaatgaatgatatattatggttatatctatttgaccattacaataacatgatgaagttgtcatgtatcttttaaattatacacatcattgaattgatgatagtgattcctgaagaaatataaagtttgataaacataatagtgactcc includes:
- the LOC115699639 gene encoding large ribosomal subunit protein uL1, whose product is MSKLQSEVLREAIATIMNESREKNRNFTETIELQIGLKNYDPQKDKRFSGSVKLPHIPRPKMKVCMLGDAQHVEEAVKINLDYMDVEGLKKLNKNKKLVKKLAKKYHAFLASEAVIKQIPRLLGPGLNKAGKFPTLVTHQESLESKVNETKAMVKFQLKKVLCMGVAVGNLSMEEKQVFQNVQMSVNFLVSLLKKNWQNVRCLFLKTTMGKPQRVF
- the LOC115701016 gene encoding uncharacterized protein LOC115701016 isoform X1, yielding MANLITLSSSSLLSRSLLSKPLTSTLTFVRPKIMAKVTPAVIVGGGRVGRALQDMGNGDDLLVKRGDPVPLGFSGPIFVCTRNDDLQAVLEVTPRSRWNDLVFFQNGMLEPWFESKGLVDADQVLAYFAVSKLGEPPVDGKTDTNPEGLTAAYGKWATAIAERLQAGGLSCKVLGKEEFQKQMLEKLIWISAFMLVGARHPGATVGAVEKDYRSEVSSLITELASAAAAEKKLVFEEAMEERLCAYSRAVSHFPTAVKEFKWRNGWFYSLSEKAIAEGKPDPCPLHTAWLKELKVI
- the LOC115701016 gene encoding uncharacterized protein LOC115701016 isoform X2, whose protein sequence is MICWSREETLYRLVLVVQSLFVPGMMISKLFLRSLLDPDGTNGMLEPWFESKGLVDADQVLAYFAVSKLGEPPVDGKTDTNPEGLTAAYGKWATAIAERLQAGGLSCKVLGKEEFQKQMLEKLIWISAFMLVGARHPGATVGAVEKDYRSEVSSLITELASAAAAEKKLVFEEAMEERLCAYSRAVSHFPTAVKEFKWRNGWFYSLSEKAIAEGKPDPCPLHTAWLKELKVI